A genomic window from Bubalus bubalis isolate 160015118507 breed Murrah chromosome 11, NDDB_SH_1, whole genome shotgun sequence includes:
- the ZFHX2 gene encoding zinc finger homeobox protein 2 isoform X3, whose translation MATLNLSSVTGTTPSPGHDAPSLPLDTSSPSTPSDPVTKDPPDAPSPSESMRSSEAGGQPLESGCGLVPPKEIGEPQEEPGCGGFPPKDLGVDEDKEQEEEEGELPPVDLSDHLFFTTGERPLDNSSTVNAEANAAQTKNGPPAAEAQAPVPPMEEVTALSPPSPETTPATWDPSPTQAKESPTLAGEAGPDWFPEGHEEDGGLCPPLNQSSPASKEGGTLPALGGSPEDPGDPTQPYRLADDYSLAPSAFQGLSLSSHMSLLHSRNSCKTLKCPKCNWHYKYQQTLDVHMREKHPESNSHCSYCTAGGAHPRLARGESYNCGYKPYRCEVCNYSTTTKGNLSIHMQSDKHLANLQGFQAGPGGQGSPQEAVVPTPAGDKEPKTKSSWQCKVCSYETNISRNLRIHMTSEKHLQNVLMLHQGLPLGLPPGLVGPSPPPQAGAAPATPPDLFQYFGPQALGQPQAPLPGPGLRPDKPLEAQLLLNGFHHLGAPARKFPAPAPGSPSPDTHLPQSQLLGALSDGLPTSPPPDDSPSLKVFRCLVCQAFSTDSLELLLYHCSMGRSLPEAEWKEVAGDTHRCKLCCYGTQLKANFQLHLKTDKHAQKYQLAAHLREGGGAMGTPSPVPLGDGAPYGSVPTLHLRCNICDFESNSKEKMQLHARGAAHEENSQIYKLLLEMEGTATAGPELGLFRCLLCAWETPSRLAVLQHLRAPAHRDAQAQRRLQLLQSGPAADEGLPALQSILSFSHGQLRPHGKTPVTLLAGPPTPEKDAQNKTEQLVSEEAENKTGPPGDSANQTTAFCCPFCSFLSPESEQVRAHALSQHAVQPTFRCPLCQEQLVGRSALHFHLSHLHNVVPECVERLLLVATTVEMTLTTKVLPGPALSPLGDGPEPPSPAPEPVPSRAQAAEGPHLTPEASSDPLPEPPPPSVEAPDKPTGSPDQPPSPAQSPAPRPDAQAEEVAPPPAMAEEEEGAGGEPRPAEPAPADSRHPLTYRKTTNFALDKFLDPARPYKCTVCKESFTQKNILLVHYNSVSHLHKMKKAAIDPSGPAREAGTTPATAAATDKPFKCTVCRVSYNQSSTLEIHMRSVLHQTRSRGAKTDAKAEGPERGPEEPKEGETEGEAGPEKKGPEPGGFLSGLPFLSPPPPPLDLHRFPAPLFTPPVLPPFPLMPESLLKLQQQQLLLPFYLHDLKVGPKLALAGPAPLLSLPAAAPPPPPPPPKAELAEQEWERPPTTEEGAEAGPPSPLHPTPNEAARTAAKALLENFGFELVIQYNEGKQTGPPPPTPPPPEALGGGDKLACRACGKLFSNMLILKTHEEHVHRRFLPFEALSRYAAQFRKSYDSLYPPPAESPKPPDGPLDSPAPQLGPPFLIPEPEVGGARPPEERGRAGGRWPPEEDESARGNLPPLVPAGRRFSRTKFTEFQTQALQSFFETSAYPKDGEVERLASLLGLASRVVVVWFQNARQKARKNASDGGPAPSGGGTGGASGCRRCHATFSCVFDLVRHLKKCYDDQPADEEEEEAERGEEEEEAEDDAEEEQGPEPPAGPEGPPPEPPDREELGQAEATKPEGKEPEGRAPPSPSPVHTCDQCTLSFPNQDLLANHRRLHFLSPVQPSAAPHLLDLPMLVFGERNPLVAGTPPVPPLKRKHEDGSLSPTGSEPGVGGEGEPPRDKRLRTTILPEQLEILYRWYMQDSNPTRKMLDCISEEVGLKKRVVQVWFQNTRARERKGQFRSTPGGVPNPAVKPPITPSPAPFPKFNLLLGKADDGAGREAPKRDAPALPYPTVTPAAGPLPFLPPGKEPPTLTPEPPLPLPAPPPPCEDEGPEEPSKASPESEACSPSAGDLSDSSASSLAEPESPGAGGASGGPGGGGGVPDGMGQRRYRTQMSSLQLKIMKACYEAYRTPTMQECEVLGEEIGLPKRVIQVWFQNARAKEKKAKLQGAAVGGAGGSSESPLAAQRTDCPYCDVKYDFYVSCRGHLFSRQHLAKLKEAVRAQLKSESKCYDLAPAPEAPPAPKAPPATAPASVPLGAAPALPRLAPVLLSGPTLAQPPLGSLAPFSSGPAASSGLLGLATSVLPATTVVQTTSPGCPLPQRPVPDQTKPSPAGTTDSAPGPPPEPSGDKVSGERKPVAAPTNSSADALKNLKALKATVPALLGGQFLPFPLPPAGGATPPAVFGPQLPGAYFQQLYGMKKGLFPMNPVIPQTLIGLLPNALLQPPPQAHEPTATAPLKPPELPASREGEAGEADELLTGSPGISTVDVTHRYLCRQCKMAFDGEALATAHQRSFCFFGRGSGGSMPAPLRVPVCTYHCLACEVLLSGREALASHLRSSAHRRKAAPPPGGPPGTATNAATAATAAVAFAKEEARLPHTDSNPKTTTTSTLLAL comes from the exons ATGGCCACCCTTAACCTGTCCTCTGTCACTGGCACCACACCCTCCCCTGGACATGATGCCCCGTCCCTGCCTCTGGACAcctcctcccccagcaccccTTCTGATCCTGTCACCAAAGATCCCCCTGATGCCCCCTCCCCCTCTGAGAGCATGAGGTCCTCGGAGGCAGGGGGGCAGCCCCTGGAGTCAGGCTGTGGCCTTGTCCCACCAAAGGAGATAGGGGAGCcccaggaggagcctggctgtggtGGCTTCCCACCAAAGGACCTGGGGGTGGACGAGGacaaggagcaggaggaggaggagggagagctcCCTCCTGTGGACCTGAGTGACCACTTATTCTTCACAACTGGAG AGAGACCCCTTGACAACAGCAGCACCGTGAACGCGGAAGCCAATGCAGCCCAGACCAAGAACGGGCCCCCTGCGGCAGAAGCCCAGGCGCCTGTCCCGCCCATGGAAGAAGTCACGGCCCTTAGCCCACCCTCTCCCGAGACCACTCCAGCCACCTGGGACCCCAGCCCAACCCAAGCCAAAGAATCACCAACACTGGCAGGCGAGGCGGGGCCAGACTGGTTCCCCGAGGGGCATGAGGAAGATGGCGGGCTCTGCCCCCCACTCAACCAAAGCTCACCCGCCTCCAAGGAGGGGGGCACTCTCCCTGCCCTGGGGGGCTCCCCTGAAGACCCTGGCGACCCGACCCAGCCCTATCGCCTGGCCGATGACTACAGCCTGGCCCCGTCAGCCTTCCAGGGCCTCAGCCTGTCCAGCCACATGTCTCTGCTGCACTCACGCAACTCTTGCAAGACGCTCAAGTGTCCCAAGTGCAACTGGCACTACAAGTACCAGCAGACCCTGGATGTGCACATGCGGGAGAAGCACCCTGAGAGCAACAGTCACTGCAGCTACTGTACTGCAGGGGGCGCACACCCCCGCCTCGCCCGGGGAGAGAGCTACAACTGCGGCTACAAGCCCTACCGCTGCGAGGTCTGCAACTACTCCACCACCACCAAGGGCAACCTCAGCATCCACATGCAGTCTGACAAGCACCTGGCCAACCTGCAGGGCTTCCAGGCTGGGCCCGGAGGCCAGGGGAGCCCCCAGGAAGCCGTGGTCCCGACCCCTGCAGGGGACAAGGAGCCCAAGACCAAGTCATCGTGGCAGTGCAAGGTGTGCAGCTACGAGACCAACATCTCCCGCAACCTGCGCATCCACATGACCTCTGAGAAGCACCTGCAGAACGTCCTCATGCTCCACCAGGGGCTGCCGCTGGGCCTGCCGCCCGGGCTGGTGGggcccagcccccctccccaggcgGGGGCTGCCCCTGCCACCCCCCCTGACCTCTTTCAGTACTTTGGACCGCAGGCCCTAGGGCAGCCTCAGGCTCCCTTGCCTGGCCCCGGGCTGAGGCCAGACAAGCCCCTGGAAGCCCAGCTGCTTCTCAATGGCTTCCACCACCTCGGAGCGCCTGCCCGCAAGTTCCCTGCACCTG CCCCTGGAAGCCCTTCCCCAGACACCCACCTGCCTCAAAGTCAGCTCCTGGGAGCCTTGTCTGACGGGCTGCCCACCTCGCCGCCCCCAGACGACAGCCCGTCCCTGAAGGTGTTCCGCTGCCTGGTGTGCCAGGCCTTCAGCACAGACAGCCTGGAGCTGCTGCTCTACCACTGCAGCATGGGCCGGAGCCTCCCGGAGGCCGAGTGGAAGGAGGTGGCCGGTGACACCCACCGCTGCAAGCTCTGCTGCTATGGCACCCAGCTCAAGGCCAACTTCCAACTCCACCTCAAGACCGACAAACATGCTCAGAAGTACCAGCTGGCAGCCCACCTGAGGGAGGGGGGTGGGGCCATGGGCACCCCCTCTCCAGTGCCTCTGGGAGATGGGGCTCCTTATGGCTCTGTCCCCACCTTGCACCTGCGCTGCAACATCTGTGACTTTGAGTCCAACAGCAAGGAGAAGATGCAGCTGCATGCCCGGGGGGCAGCCCACGAAGAGAACAGCCAGATCTATAAG TTGCTGCTGGAGATGGAGGGGACCGCGACCGCGGGGCCGGAACTGGGGCTGTTCCGctgcctgctgtgtgcctgggAGACGCCCTCCCGCCTCGCGGTGCTGCAGCACCTGCGGGCACCTGCCCACCGCGACGCCCAGGCCCAGCGGCGCCTGCAGCTGCTACAGAGCGGCCCCGCGGCTGACGAGGGGCTCCCGGCTCTTCAGAGCATCCTGAGCTTCAGCCATGGGCAGCTCCGGCCTCACG GGAAGACTCCTGTCACCCTCTTAGCTGGGCCACCCACCCCTGAGAAAGATGCCCAGAATAAGACAGAACAGTTGG tttctgaagaggcagagaaCAAGACTGGCCCTCCTGGAGACAGTGCCAACCAGACCACG GCATTCTGCTGCCCATTCTGCAGCTTCCTGAGCCCGGAGTCCGAGCAGGTGAGGGCTCACGCGCTCTCCCAGCACGCGGTGCAGCCCACGTTCCGGTGCCCGCTATGCCAGGAGCAGCTGGTGGGCCGGTCTGCCCTGCACTTCCACCTCAGCCACCTCCACAACGTGGTGCCCGAGTGTGTGGAGAGGCTGCTGCTCGTG GCCACAACTGTAGAGATGACCTTGACGACCAAAGTGCTGCCCGGGCCTGCTCTAAGCCCTCTGGGGGATGGCCCAGAGCCCCCCTCTCCCGCACCTGAGCCTGTGCCCAGCAGAGCCCAAGCCGCAG AAGGCCCTCACCTGACCCCAGAAGCCAGTTCCGATCCTCTTCCCGAGCCTCCCCCACCCTCAGTCGAGGCCCCAGACAAGCCCACGGGAAGCCCTGACCAGCCCCCATCTCCAGCCCAGTCTCCAGCCCCTCGTCCTGATGCCCAAGCTGAGGAAGTAGCGCCTCCACCTGCCATggctgaggaggaagagggggctgGTGGGGAGCCCCGCCCTGCAGAGCCTGCTCCGGCTGACTCTCGGCATCCTCTGACCTATCGGAAGACCACCAACTTTGCCCTGGACAAGTTCCTCGACCCTGCTCGGCCCTACAAGTGCACTGTGTGTAAGGAGTCCTTCACGCAGAAGAACATTCTCCTGGTCCATTATAACTCGGTCTCCCACCTGCACAAGATGAAGAAGGCCGCCATTGACCCCTCTGGCCCAGCACGAGAAGCTGGCACCACGCCTGCCACTGCTGCCGCCACAGACAAGCCCTTCAAGTGCACAGTCTGCCGGGTCTCCTACAACCAGAGCTCCACCCTGGAGATCCACATGCGCTCCGTCCTGCACCAAACTCGCTCCAGGGGAGCCAAGACCGATGCCAAGGCCGAGGGGCCAGAGCGAGGCCCAGAAGAGCCCAAGGAAGGCGAGACTGAGGGGGAGGCAGGCCCTGAGAAGAAAGGCCCTGAGCCTGGTGGCTTCCTATCTGGACTGCccttcctgtcccctcccccacctcccttggACCTGCACCGATTCCCAGCCCCACTCTTCACCCCCCCAGTCCTGCCCCCCTTCCCTCTCATGCCCGAGTCACTGCTTaagctccagcagcagcagctgctcctgCCCTTCTACCTCCACGACCTCAAGGTAGGGCCCAAGCTAGCACTGGCTGGGCCTGCACCCCTGCTGTCCCTGCCGGCGgccgcccctcctcccccacccccgcctccgaAGGCTGAGCTGGCCGAGCAAGAGTGGGAGCGGCCCCCTACAACAGAAGAGGGGGCTGAGGCAGGGCCCCCCTCACCCCTGCACCCAACGCCCAACGAGGCCGCCCGCACCGCAGCCAAAGCCCTTCTAGAAAACTTCGGGTTTGAGCTGGTGATCCAGTACAACGAAGGAAAGCAGACTgggcccccacccccgaccccgccCCCCCCAGAGGCCCTGGGGGGCGGGGACAAGTTGGCCTGCAGGGCCTGTGGGAAACTCTTCTCCAATATGCTTATCCTCAAGACTCACGAGGAGCACGTGCACCGCCGCTTTCTGCCCTTCGAGGCCCTGAGCCGATACGCTGCTCAGTTTCGAAAGAGCTATGATAGCCTCTACCCGCCCCCTGCAGAGTCCCCCAAACCACCTGATGGGCCCCTGGATTCCCCTGCTCCCCAACTGGGCCCACCTTTCCTGATCCCAGAGCCTGAGGTAGGGGGGGCCCGTCCTCCTGAGGAGCGAGGTCGGGCTGGAGGACGCTGGCCCCCAGAGGAGGATGAAAGCGCCAGAGGGAATCTTCCTCCCCTGGTGCCTGCAGGCCGCCGCTTCTCCAGAACCAAGTTCACAGAGTTTCAGACCCAAGCCCTGCAGTCTTTCTTTGAGACCAGCGCCTACCCCAAGGACGGCGAGGTGGAGCGGCTCGCAAGCCTCTTGGGCCTGGCTAGCCGCGTGGTGGTGGTATGGTTCCAGAACGCCCGCCAGAAAGCTCGTAAAAATGCCAGCGATGGTGGGCCTGCGCCCAGTGGAGGAGGCACCGGGGGAGCCTCCGGCTGCAGGCGCTGCCATGCgaccttctcttgtgtttttgactTGGTGCGGCACCTCAAGAAATGCTATGACGACCAGCCTGCTgacgaggaggaggaagaggcagaaagaggggaagaagaggaagaggcagaggaTGATGCAGAGGAGGAACAGGGCCCGGAGCCCCCAGCAGGGCCTGAGGGCCCACCACCAGAACCCCCAGACAGGGAGGAGCTGGGCCAGGCAGAGGCCACAAAGCCAGAGGGCAAAGAGCCCGAAGGCAGGGCCCCTCCCTCGCCTTCCCCAGTCCATACCTGTGACCAGTGCACCCTGTCTTTCCCCAACCAGGACCTCCTGGCCAACCACCGCCGGCTCCACTTCCTGTCACCTGTGCAGCCCAGCGCTGCCCCCCACCTCCTAGACCTGCCCATGCTTGTGTTTGGGGAACGAAACCCCCTGGTGGCAGGCACTCCGCCAGTGCCACCCCTCAAACGGAAGCACGAGGACGGTAGCCTGTCCCCAACGGGCAGTGAaccaggggtgggtggggagggcgaGCCCCCCAGGGATAAGCGCCTGCGTACCACCATCCTGCCCGAGCAGCTGGAGATCCTGTACCGCTGGTACATGCAGGACTCCAATCCCACACGCAAGATGCTCGACTGCATCTCTGAGGAGGTGGGGCTCAAGAAGCGAGTGGTGCAGGTCTGGTTCCAGAACACCAGGGCCCGGGAGCGGAAGGGCCAGTTTCGAAGCACCCCTGGGGGAGTGCCCAATCCGGCAGTCAAGCCCCCCATTACACCCAGCCCTGCACCCTTCCCCAAGTTCAACCTCTTGCTGGGCAAAGCAGATgatggggctgggagggaggccccTAAGAGGGATGCACCTGCTCTTCCCTACCCCACGGTCACCCCGGCTGCTGGGCCCCTGCCTTTCCTGCCACCTGGGAAAGAGCCCCCCACTCTGACACCAGAGCCACCTCTACCTCTCCCAGCTCCCCCTCCACCCTGTGAGGACGAGGGCCCGGAGGAGCCATCAAAAGCTTCTCCAGAGAGTGAGGCCTGCAGTCCATCAGCAGGGGATTTAAGTGATTCGTCAGCTTCCAGTCTGGCCGAACCAGAGTCCCCTGGGGCTGGAGGGGCCAGTGGGGGCccaggaggtggaggtggagttCCAGATGGGATGGGGCAGCGGCGCTATAGGACCCAGATGAGCAGCCTGCAGCTGAAGATCATGAAAGCCTGCTATGAAGCCTACCGCACCCCAACCATGCAGGAGTGCGAGGTGCTGGGTGAGGAGATCGGGCTGCCCAAGAGAGTCATCCAGGTCTGGTTCCAGAATGCTCGTGCCAAGGAGAAGAAGGCCAAGCTCCAAGGGGCAGCAgttggtggggctgggggcagcagtGAGAGCCCCTTGGCAGCCCAGCGCACTGACTGCCCCTACTGTGACGTCAAATATGACTTCTATGTCTCCTGCCGAGGCCATCTCTTTTCCCGCCAGCACCTGGCCAAGCTTAAGGAGGCAGTCCGAGCCCAGCTGAAGAGTGAAAGCAAGTGTTACGACTTGGCACCGGCACCTGAGGCACCCCCGGCTCCCAAGGCTCCGCCCGCCACTGCACCTGCCTCTGTGCCCCTCGGGGCTGCCCCGGCCCTGCCTCGCCTGGCCCCGGTCCTCTTGTCTGGCCCAACTCTGGCCCAGCCCCCACTGGGCAGCCTAGCTCCTTTCAGTTCAG GCCCTGCAGCCTCCTCAGGCCTCCTTGGCCTTGCCACTTCGGTCCTACCTGCTACCACAGTGGTCCAGACCACTAGCCCAGGCTGCCCTTTACCTCAGAGACCAGTTCCTGACCAAACCAAGCCCTCTCCAGCAGGCACCACTGACTCTGCCCCGGGCCCACCTCCTGAACCCTCTGGGGACAAGGTCTCTGGTGAGCGAAAGCCAGTCGCAGCCCCCACCAACTCCTCCGCTGACGCCCTCAAGAACCTCAAAGCATTGAAGGCTACTGTCCCAGCCCTGTTGGGGGGCCAGTTCCTGCCCTTCCCATTGCCTCCTGCAGGGGGTGCCACACCGCCAGCGGTCTTTGGCCCCCAGCTGCCGGGAGCCTACTTCCAACAGCTCTATGGCATGAAGAAGGGGCTGTTCCCCATGAACCCGGTGATACCTCAGACCCTCATCGGACTGCTCCCCAACGCACTCCTCCAGCCACCGCCCCAGGCGCACGAGCCCACAGCCACAGCGCCTCTGAAGCCACCCGAACTGCCTGCTTCCAGggagggggaggctggggaggctgaTGAGCTGCTGACGGGCAGCCCTGGCATCTCCACCGTGGATGTGACCCACCGCTACCTGTGCCGCCAGTGCAAGATGGCGTTTGACGGGGAGGCCCTGGCCACTGCTCACCAGAGATCCTTCTGCTTCTTTGGGCGGGGCTCTGGGGGCTCCATGCCCGCCCCGCTGCGGGTGCCCGTCTGTACCTACCACTGCCTGGCATGTGAGGTGCTGCTGAGTGGGCGAGAGGCCCTAGCCTCGCACCTGCGCTCCTCGGCCCACAGGCGCAAGGCGGCCCCGCCCCCGGGGGGCCCACCTGGCACGGCCACCAACGCTGCCACTGCCGCCACGGCTGCGGTGGCTTTTGCCAAAGAGGAAGCAAGATTACCTCACACGGACTCCAACCCCAAAACGACTACTACCTCTACACTTCTAGCTTTATAA